TTCTCCATTTCCTCATACTCTAGCTAAAAGGATTTTATATGATGAGTATTAGAGTAGATCTTTGTGCAAAATCCTTCTTAGTTTATATACCATCACCTATGTCTGAGCTggtttgtatgtatttttttattcaaaggaTGAAGAAAGTGACCCCCTTTTGAGCAGTTTTTCTCAACTAAAGGACATACTGAACAACATATCAGGTATAGTTTTGAtttcttatctattttttttttacatggatcTTTCACATGCACATTCATAtacatacatttcttttttatcagtgaaatatttcaagtttttgcatttaaattgGTTGTGATTAATGATCGAAATAAAAGGAAATCGATTTCAGACagatttttatgttaaactaaATGATATCTGCATTTCCTTATCCaaacttaaaaaattcaaaaacataattaATCATATAGAAATGGTgaacttgatatttttataatgatttttcagTTTATCCTCATTTTACAGTGGTTTTCAACTCTAAGGAGCTAgtcattttgatttgttttatttagatttaGATGAGATTGAGCCAAATGCATTTTTGGGACCCTTCCTGGAGGTGATCAGGTCAGAAGACACAACTGGACCAATTACAGGTCTTGCTCTGACGTCGGTCAACAAATTTTTGTCCTATGGTCTAGTTGgtaagaaatcaaagaaatattttgaagtcACCAAGAGTGTCCAAGTCTGTGATGTTGATTCAAATTAAATTCTATTATGATCTTGTAGTCAtacattttttagaaaattgaaatgctgtcaacatttttttctcctCTAGATTCATCTTTTGAAACAGCACCTGCAGCCATTGAAAATATTGCGGACGCAGTCACACATGCAAGATTCGTAGGCACAGATCCAGGATCAGATGAAGTTGTTCTCATGAGAATTCTACATGTAAGACTGAGTTTTTAAGATTTTCCCCATGGactattgtagtttttttttttttattgtccaTGAATGTATTGATAATTTGATTACTGGTACATAATAATTGTTCACTTGGGTCTTTTCTAGGTTTTACGCACTCTGTTGCTGGCACCAGCTGGCATACTGCTCACCAATGAGTCAGTGTGTGAAATCATGCAGTCTTGTTTTCGTATATGTTTTGAAATGAGGCTTAGTGGTGAGTAGATGAAATTTGCTTTGCTAGAAGaatattagaattttaaaagagaCTATTGGTGGTATTGTTGGATAATATTcttgcatacatgtaaatttctAGCTTTGATGTGAATAAAAGTATACTATTTCAATCTGATTAGAAGCATTAGATTATTATCTGAGAGTGAAGAATTATTGATGTTGAATTGatgtttgacttttttttatttagaactatTACGGAAGTCTGCAGAACACACTCTCATGGACATGGTGCagcttttattttcaagatTACCACAGTTTAAGGAAGATCCAAAGTGGGTAGCCAACATGAAAAAGGTACAAATACTATACCTACCAGTCAGTCCCTGAAAAAGTTTGTGCTAAATTTGGTGAAGGATTTATTTTCAACTTAAAATAACATAAAGGGTCTAGTATATAGTTCTTTCAattaaattctgtaaaataccAAGAACATGTGATCAACAATGCAGAAAAGTGAGGTGGCAAGAGGATAAATTTATGGCCTTTtgcaatgttaaaaaatgtgttGGGAATTActtgtacatttaatttttttatcctgTTCTAGgttactaataaaaaaaatcagaagatTGTAAATCAACCTTTGATAGTCTAAAAGAAATAAGTATTTTCAATGTTGCAAGTATTTCTTAGTTATTGTGAATGATGCTAATGTTATGAGGCTTCCACTGTCTTTGCAAACCATTTTACATCAATTATTTGCTAAACAAAGTAACAGCTGATAAAAGTTGACAGCATTATTTAAATTGCATTGACATTACAAAGACATGTAATATCTATATGTGTACCAAAGCCACTGATTAGAATTCAATATGATTTTActatactttgtttttaataacAGCTGAAGATGAGAACAGGAGGAGTTGATCCATCACGGATGGGAAGAAAAAAGAGATCCCCAAAACCCAGGCCTAAACGACCCAAGTCCAAACCACAGGAAAATCTATCAGCTACGATACAGGAGTCTGAAAACATTTCTAGCTCAAGGGAAGATGTGTCTGGGGGTCAGGATGTGTCGTCTTACGGGGCTCTGTCAGAGGGCCAGGATCCCCCCTCAGTCCCAGAGGGGCTAGAGTATGTGAATGCCCCTAGTGAGAGACTAGCTACCACACCTGCTTCTCCAGGGGAAGGCGGAGTAATTGACATCAGTCAACAGTTCCAGGTATTGACAGCAAGCATTTACATTAATAAAGATACTGTATTTGGTtgtattttaaagaaacaatTTGTGAAATTATTCAATTTGTGTTTTGGTTGATACAGAAAGCAATGGATGAAGAGGCTGCACAAGTTTCCTCCGATTATTCAGAGCATCAAAACACTGACAAGGAAACCATAAGTTTATCAGGGGATTCcaataatatcaatataaatgtagaaaattCTGGATCCACCCCACAAGTTGTGTTATCAGTCGCAGATGGTGTAGAAACATCACAAGTAagataacttattttttatttattgattattttataactTATAAATTTGCAATTCCATTGCAATGAAAGGTGGTAAAATTAACAGCTTTGTATCATTCATCAATACACATTTTACAAGGATATACAACTAGAAAATGTACAAGTAAAAGCATTTAATATATTGATATCTTTGGAGTAATCTAGATTATTCATTACAGAAGAGCTCTGATACTTACATGTATGGAGAGGCTGATCGTGCTAGTTTACAGTCGGAGGATACCGAGTCTGTACACAGTACAGCAGAGAATGCCGAATCAGCGGCGGCTGTGGATGAGATTGTCAATCCCCAGGGGGTCAGGTTCACCCCTCACCACCACCATAAAGAAGGTAGGCAACAGCTTGATGATGGGTTAAGCAGGAATAACTCTTTAACTtggaaaaatcaaaatctttctaacatttatgaaagaaaaagaatggTGTATTTATGTGGAGAATGTAAATGTTCAAGACATGTATCAGGTGAAGTGTTTATTCATTGTGaattatgtttcaatttttttttaacaaaggtAAAGTTTTTCGCAGcctgtaaaatacaatttcaaatatgTAAAGTGAGTCTTTATTGAAGGATATATTAATATCTGATTTTTTGTGATGATAACTTGTAGGCTCTGGACCATTATTGCCATATGGTTTGCCATGTGTGCGTGAATTGTTTCGATTCCTGATCTCACTGACCAATCCCTTGGACCGTCACAACACAGATGTAATGATTCACATGGGCCTCAGTCTGCTGTCAGTAGCACTAGAGTCGGGTGCAGACCATATCGGCCGATACAATTCTCTTTTGTATCTAGTCAAGGATGAAATGTGTCGACACCTCTTTCTGGTACATTTTAGAGGCATGATGGGCATACTGTAGAATTATTAACAACTATCAAATATTCAAATTCCCGGTttgattaagatttttaaactgatGAACTCAAATAAAGGGAGATAAGATATGATTACCATAGATACAAACCCACTTTTGGGGTTGGGTTTTGATTTCTTAGTTAAAGGCGAGGAGAAACATGTATTTTCAGCATATTGTGTTTGTAATAAGTCATGATTGATCAATTTTCATCAATTTGACACCTTAAGATGAGTAGTAAGTAAAAAAAGCTTTGATACCTGATACATtgttatgtattttaatttaaaatttttttccaGCTGTTGCAGTCTGAGAGGCTCTCCCTGTTCTCAGCTTCCCTCCGAGTTTGTTTCTTGTTGTTTGAGTCCATCCGAAGTCACCTCAAGCTTCAACTCGAGGTAAAGGATAATTAAACTCAGTGctaatgtattttatacaaaCACATTACCTTAATGTGCAGATGGCAGACCATATCCATGTACATTACTTTAATATTGTCCAGATGAGTTATCAAATTGTatacaattgataaaaaaatcataattttaggatattttgtttgtgttttatacAGTTTTACTTGACCAAGCTCACAGACATCATTGTGTCCGAGTCCCCGAGGATCTCGTATGATATACGTGAGATTGCCCTGGAGTCCATTGTTCAACTGTGGAGAATTCCTGGTCTGGTCACAGAACTGTACCTTAACTATGACTGTGATTTATACTGCTCTAACCTGTTTGAAGATCTTACCAAACTTTTATCTAAGGTACAAAATCATCAGTAAATAAACTACTGGTACAATGTGTATGAATAAGATTCATGTTTAATGTGGAAAAAAATTACTGCTTTTACCAACTTTGCTGAAGTTGTTCTAACTTGAAAAATCTTACAAAACTTTTATCTAAGGTACAGAGACATCAACTTATCAGTAACTAAactactatatacatgtatgaatgattttaatgttaatggggaaaatgtaataattattgCTTTTACAACCTTGCTGAAGTTGATTGTTTAATTATCACAAGTAGTATGCTTTTGAGGCTTTTCAAGATCGATGTTTAATTATCACATGTAGTATGCTTTTGAGGCTTTTCAAGATCGAGTGGAAGAAaaacagtatttgtattttggttCCAGAATGCGTTTCCTGTGCAAGGCCTGTTTTCCACACACCTTCTGTCTCTGGACGCCCTGCTGACTGTGGTGGACAGTATTGAGCAGCACTGTCACAGCAGAATACTGAGTACCAACAAACTAGGAGTAGACAGTAGGGACCTTATCAGTACTGTAGATTCATTATTAAATGCAAGGAATTTATCAACATAGAATCGTGAGATGCAACCCTTGcgaattttaatttgttatgattttagtttgttatatatgataagagtacTGTACAAAActaagatttgaaaaataccGGTAATACTGATTTTGCTGCATGCATGAATTCATTAGATGTGTGTTCCCTGTACAAACCTCGTTTAATTttatctgttttaaatttaatgtattgATGAATGGTAAGAGAGTTGCATTTGTACACACCTGTTGCAGGTAAACAGCCTGATCAGTCAGCTGTGACCGGGGTGGAGGAGAGTGTCCCTGAGCCTTCTGTACCCAGTCCCCCCACTACTGGCTATGTCATGGCCCAGAAACTCCTCAGTAAGGACCAGACTCAGGGTAAGTCCCACTGTCTACCTGACTAAAATTTAATACAGAGCAAAAGTGAAATTTGATGTAGTAATGATTTATTATCttgatttacaatgtacattagGAGAAATGTTCGcaaatacatgtgcatgtattgatgattttattaaaaaaaaaaaaattcagcttgtacatgtatcatatattggtgtgtacatattttatacTTGGAGAGCCTGCTATAATTTGGTCAGTTGTGTGAATTTCTACAGTGTCAaaagtttgtattttattttacagaaaacTTAAAAGAGGAACCTAAACATAAGGACCCTGTGACTAAAACTCAATCCTTTCGACAGAACAGAATGAAAGTGTCTGCTCCAATTCCCTCAGTAGAGGATATTGCAACTATTAAACATAAGAAAAAGGTGTGCCTACAAAGGACTTCagcaaaaaattgattttatccAACCttttaaacatatgtaaatgtacctatgtacatatatatggaATTGCTTGAAATTGTATCAGTTAGGTCTTTAATTCTATGTAAATAACCAAACTAAAACTCAAAGtcccatatttttcttttaccaGCTTTACTACACAGGAACAGAACAGTTTAACACCAAGCCTATTAAAGGGATCACCTTCCTTCAGGAGCAGGGATTGTTGTCTGATCCCTTGGATCCTGGGGAGGTGGTCACATTCCTGAAGGAGAATCCCAGACTGGATAAAGCTATGATTGGAGAATATGTAGCCAAGAAATCCAACCACAAAGTCCTGGAAGCTTTTGTTAAGTAAGTCTGTTCCAGTATTCTTTGGGTAGAATGTATTAACTTACACGACTCTTTGGCAATGTCACGATTCTTCGTTTAATTTGTACCTGTGAAATACATGATGGTTTTTTCCTTATTCCTGGCATATACCTTGCATTTATATGTGCAGTACTTGAAACCTTCTCTCTACTACATATcatgtatatgaataaatgaaGGATTTTGTCATTGAAAGCATATAATGATGGAATTGAACTGTTGCAGGTCATTTAACTTTGAGGATCTTCGAGTGGATGAGGCGCTGAGACAGTACCTGGAAGCATTCCGTTTACCTGGGGAAGCCCCTGTTATCTCTTACCTAATAGAGCACTTTTCAGACCACTGGCATGTGAgtgattaaaaataaagatcTATTTTGGTCAAAGTATCAGATccaaaattatttaatgttatatatttatcatttaatcagtatatattattttttgatgTTGAAAATTACAGAAAAGTAATGCTGAGCCATTCGCCAATGTGGATGCTGCATTTACCCTGACATACGCTATTATCATGTTAAATGTGGATCAGCATAACCACAATGCAAAGAAGCAGAACATTCCAATGACAGTGGCGGTAGGTACCAAGATCTGCCGTttagaaaattcaaaatctacATACACACTGTGtcaatatactgtagattccttattctAGGCGAGGACTTAATTCCGCATTCCAACTTTTTTCGCCTGAATATAAAATTGCGAACcgcaaatttttatcatagtttaagTTAGTTTACAtgagtttgaaaaataaaagcaagatttcaAAATCTGCAAGGGCTGCaattttacgcagatattaattccttgcgtttaattaggagTCTACAGTAAAATTGAATGTACTGAACAGTATAAGCTGCTCTGTAGTATATTTGTGGAAAACTGTCGAACACAGTACagaatcaaagaaaataaattcattgaaatgttttcaagggaaaaaatatgattgtacgagtatacatattaatgtatagTGTTTGATACAAAGAATAATGTAATTTCAATATGGTCCATACTTAATAGGAATTCAAGAAAAACTTGACAAAATGTAATGGTGGAGCAGAATTTGATCAGGACATGTTGGAGGAGATTTACAATGCAATTAAGTAAGTTGTATAGTGCTACCTTTGAACTTTAGAAATAACAATAGTTTTATTGTTTGCTGCTGAAATGATGTCCATTGTGTGCACCTATTAAACGTGTTATTTGTGCATTACCTCTGTGCTTTTTAAcacttacaaaaatttattaaatgaataaataaataactcaaaaacCTTGGACCactaaaattttaatgatatggtGATGCTTCCTtatgacatatacatgtacattattttttttcctttgaagGAGTGATGAAATAGTGATGCCTGCAGAACACACAGGTTTAGTCCGTGAAAATTATCTCTGGAAGGTaagtatttaaaaacattttgtagatttttcaaaattaacattttcttgGGATGGTAATTTCATAGATGAATGGTTAAGTTAACCAAGAAATCTATAAAATTTGTATCATCCATGAAACATTATTAGTTCACTGAAAGTTGCATGACAGTTGAAAATCATACATGGACAGTGTAGATCTAGATctttatgaatttttagaaaaatatgtaaCCTTGAAAGTGCTGAACCACAAGTATGGTTGTGTTATAGGTTTTGTTGAAGAGAGGCACTACTAAAGATGGATTTTTCCTCCATGTTCCCTCTGGATCATTCGACCATGACTTGTTCACTCTTATTTGGGGCCCAACAGTTGCAGCTTTGTCTTTTGTGTTTGACAAAAGCTCAGATGAGTCAATCATTCAGAAAGCAATTGCAGGATTTAGgtatgtacagtacatgtacatatgtaaatatactTTCTGCTATAGCGATGTACATATACTTTCGTCTATAGCCATATTCAATCGCCTGTAATAATAAAGATCCTTGTTTAAGGGTTACACTGTTTGACTTGAAAtgttaaattatttgtaaatcatGTGTTCTGATTTTCTCCTGTAGGAAATGTGCAATGATATCAGCTCACTATGGAATGAGTGATGTGTTTGATAACCTAGTCATATCATTGTGTAAATTCACAACTCTTCTCAGCTCTGCAGAGGTTAGTAAAGAAAACTTAATGTTACATTTTTGATATTGAGTATTCCTCATGatctttttttacatttttaattaatcacATTATTCACAGAGTCCTGAGAGTATCCCTGTGATGTTCGGGAGCAATAACAAAGCTCAGCTGGCAGCTCGAACAGTGTTTGGGCTAGCTCATCGCCATGGTGACATATTGAGGGAGGGATGGAAAAACATACTGGACTGTATGCTTCAACTGTATCGTGCCAAATTGTT
This portion of the Magallana gigas chromosome 7, xbMagGiga1.1, whole genome shotgun sequence genome encodes:
- the LOC105342004 gene encoding Golgi-specific brefeldin A-resistance guanine nucleotide exchange factor 1 isoform X1; the protein is MGRPQNGIYIIQGEISLVVTAMKRSSRWVNHTQQDEESDPLLSSFSQLKDILNNISDLDEIEPNAFLGPFLEVIRSEDTTGPITGLALTSVNKFLSYGLVDSSFETAPAAIENIADAVTHARFVGTDPGSDEVVLMRILHVLRTLLLAPAGILLTNESVCEIMQSCFRICFEMRLSELLRKSAEHTLMDMVQLLFSRLPQFKEDPKWVANMKKLKMRTGGVDPSRMGRKKRSPKPRPKRPKSKPQENLSATIQESENISSSREDVSGGQDVSSYGALSEGQDPPSVPEGLEYVNAPSERLATTPASPGEGGVIDISQQFQKAMDEEAAQVSSDYSEHQNTDKETISLSGDSNNININVENSGSTPQVVLSVADGVETSQKSSDTYMYGEADRASLQSEDTESVHSTAENAESAAAVDEIVNPQGVRFTPHHHHKEGSGPLLPYGLPCVRELFRFLISLTNPLDRHNTDVMIHMGLSLLSVALESGADHIGRYNSLLYLVKDEMCRHLFLLLQSERLSLFSASLRVCFLLFESIRSHLKLQLEFYLTKLTDIIVSESPRISYDIREIALESIVQLWRIPGLVTELYLNYDCDLYCSNLFEDLTKLLSKNAFPVQGLFSTHLLSLDALLTVVDSIEQHCHSRILSTNKLGVDSKQPDQSAVTGVEESVPEPSVPSPPTTGYVMAQKLLSKDQTQENLKEEPKHKDPVTKTQSFRQNRMKVSAPIPSVEDIATIKHKKKLYYTGTEQFNTKPIKGITFLQEQGLLSDPLDPGEVVTFLKENPRLDKAMIGEYVAKKSNHKVLEAFVKSFNFEDLRVDEALRQYLEAFRLPGEAPVISYLIEHFSDHWHKSNAEPFANVDAAFTLTYAIIMLNVDQHNHNAKKQNIPMTVAEFKKNLTKCNGGAEFDQDMLEEIYNAIKSDEIVMPAEHTGLVRENYLWKVLLKRGTTKDGFFLHVPSGSFDHDLFTLIWGPTVAALSFVFDKSSDESIIQKAIAGFRKCAMISAHYGMSDVFDNLVISLCKFTTLLSSAESPESIPVMFGSNNKAQLAARTVFGLAHRHGDILREGWKNILDCMLQLYRAKLLPKGLIEVEDFVDSSGKICIVREEITAAQRSEGVFSSFYSYFSSEPATNKGPTPEEQEASKQAQSCIRDCHLEQLILDSKFLREDSLQELIKAQVFASQGPEVHNSELQFDEDAAVFFLELLIKVILQNRDRVVPVWQNVRDHLYNLIVNSNECTFLVERAVVGLLRLAIRLLRREEVAPQVLTSLRILLMMKPAVIHSCTRQISYALHELLRTNAANIHTSQDWFTLFTLLEVVGAGANPPPLLQVCPGIEMSEAISDAGAQSDSELPSASVGDNFSDRGYTSDSEISYDRQMSAQRSPSPLEIRPIPDNGSWLLVNKDTQHVPREEHAHVSIPKVVPNQYSIELNEDLHYCDSRALLKSSETLAFLVRDAAHVTPLNFESCVHCIRAFVEASVNGGRKRVHVFAQQQKVQNKHHHKKSKRDAAKMKKSSSSPSHLQAMCVSDDEGEDEGTAGGLASLSIQLLDLMHTLHTRAATIFTSWAEEEQSSEERESIDACHSALWIKCWCPLLQGIARLCCDTRRQVRSQALTYLQRALLVHDLQTLSAAEWEACFNKVLFPLLTKLLENINLQDPSGMEETRMRASTLLCKVFLQHLSPLLSLSTFTALWLTILDFMDKYMHADKSDLLLEAIPESLKNMLLVMDTANIFHTSEGGESQLWKLTWDRIDTFLPHLKKELFKPKNSEETPVISSQPAPSTAEPVTQTLHEQKISPELSPSQIPPEVPLEGITVVKEHSHGYYQGSTEEGDSPPPLPHMALSHYLSQPYCSAVGHHPHVSVHKSHVSPDPPVPLLLHPDIMPSTPVQFVTPQRAQEEVQANSPMIENP
- the LOC105342004 gene encoding Golgi-specific brefeldin A-resistance guanine nucleotide exchange factor 1 isoform X2 — protein: MGRPQNGIYIIQGEISLVVTAMKRSSRWVNHTQQDEESDPLLSSFSQLKDILNNISDLDEIEPNAFLGPFLEVIRSEDTTGPITGLALTSVNKFLSYGLVDSSFETAPAAIENIADAVTHARFVGTDPGSDEVVLMRILHVLRTLLLAPAGILLTNESVCEIMQSCFRICFEMRLSELLRKSAEHTLMDMVQLLFSRLPQFKEDPKWVANMKKLKMRTGGVDPSRMGRKKRSPKPRPKRPKSKPQENLSATIQESENISSSREDVSGGQDVSSYGALSEGQDPPSVPEGLEYVNAPSERLATTPASPGEGGVIDISQQFQKAMDEEAAQVSSDYSEHQNTDKETISLSGDSNNININVENSGSTPQVVLSVADGVETSQKSSDTYMYGEADRASLQSEDTESVHSTAENAESAAAVDEIVNPQGVRFTPHHHHKEGSGPLLPYGLPCVRELFRFLISLTNPLDRHNTDVMIHMGLSLLSVALESGADHIGRYNSLLYLVKDEMCRHLFLLLQSERLSLFSASLRVCFLLFESIRSHLKLQLEFYLTKLTDIIVSESPRISYDIREIALESIVQLWRIPGLVTELYLNYDCDLYCSNLFEDLTKLLSKNAFPVQGLFSTHLLSLDALLTVVDSIEQHCHSRILSTNKLGVDSKQPDQSAVTGVEESVPEPSVPSPPTTGYVMAQKLLSKDQTQENLKEEPKHKDPVTKTQSFRQNRMKVSAPIPSVEDIATIKHKKKLYYTGTEQFNTKPIKGITFLQEQGLLSDPLDPGEVVTFLKENPRLDKAMIGEYVAKKSNHKVLEAFVKSFNFEDLRVDEALRQYLEAFRLPGEAPVISYLIEHFSDHWHKSNAEPFANVDAAFTLTYAIIMLNVDQHNHNAKKQNIPMTVAEFKKNLTKCNGGAEFDQDMLEEIYNAIKSDEIVMPAEHTGLVRENYLWKVLLKRGTTKDGFFLHVPSGSFDHDLFTLIWGPTVAALSFVFDKSSDESIIQKAIAGFRKCAMISAHYGMSDVFDNLVISLCKFTTLLSSAESPESIPVMFGSNNKAQLAARTVFGLAHRHGDILREGWKNILDCMLQLYRAKLLPKGLIEVEDFVDSSGKICIVREEITAAQRSEGVFSSFYSYFSSEPATNKGPTPEEQEASKQAQSCIRDCHLEQLILDSKFLREDSLQELIKAQVFASQGPEVHNSELQFDEDAAVFFLELLIKVILQNRDRVVPVWQNVRDHLYNLIVNSNECTFLVERAVVGLLRLAIRLLRREEVAPQVLTSLRILLMMKPAVIHSCTRQISYALHELLRTNAANIHTSQDWFTLFTLLEVVGAGANPPPLLQVCPGIEMSEAISDAGAQSDSELPSASVGDNFSDRGYTSDSEISYDRQMSAQRSPSPLEIRPIPDNGSWLLVNKDTQHVPREEHAHVSIPKVVPNQYSIELNEDLHYCDSRALLKSSETLAFLVRDAAHVTPLNFESCVHCIRAFVEASVNGGRKRVHVFAQQQKVQNKHHHKKSKRDAAKMKKSSSSPSHLQAMCVSDDEGEDEGTAGGLASLSIQLLDLMHTLHTRAATIFTSWAEEEQSSEERESIDACHSALWIKCWCPLLQGIARLCCDTRRQVRSQALTYLQRALLVHDLQTLSAAEWEACFNKVLFPLLTKLLENINLQDPSGMEETRMRASTLLCKVFLQHLSPLLSLSTFTALWLTILDFMDKYMHADKSDLLLEAIPESLKNMLLVMDTANIFHTSEGGESQLWKLTWDRIDTFLPHLKKELFKPKNSEETPVISSQPAPSTAEPVTQTLHEQKISPELSPSQIPPEVPLEGITVVKEHSHESPRGSTGQQPNDRKPIILPPASSVQHPVHTI